From a region of the Anaeromusa acidaminophila DSM 3853 genome:
- a CDS encoding DUF2460 domain-containing protein, which translates to MSDAVFPELPGLTWDREKNPEFKTVIQTSASGCEKSAAMWVYPKWHFKLSYEFLRDDGTMQGELQQLIGFFLARRGDFDTWLYRDPEECRAVNQVIALGDGVTKEFQLVRNFAGFIEPVFGIKVKPTILVAGAAAEFDFNTWGLITFAAPPPDRAQIVATFDYYYRVRFKNSMMELNQFVKSLWSAKTVEFASVKRQGI; encoded by the coding sequence ATGTCCGACGCCGTCTTCCCGGAACTTCCTGGCCTCACATGGGACAGGGAGAAAAATCCGGAATTTAAAACCGTTATTCAGACCAGCGCTTCCGGCTGCGAAAAGAGCGCAGCCATGTGGGTATATCCGAAATGGCATTTTAAACTCAGTTATGAGTTTTTGCGCGATGACGGGACAATGCAAGGAGAACTGCAACAACTGATCGGCTTCTTCCTCGCCCGCCGGGGAGATTTTGACACCTGGCTATACCGGGACCCGGAAGAGTGCCGGGCGGTTAACCAAGTCATCGCCCTGGGCGATGGAGTGACAAAAGAATTTCAGTTAGTGCGCAATTTTGCCGGGTTTATCGAACCTGTTTTTGGCATCAAAGTTAAGCCAACTATTCTGGTCGCCGGCGCGGCTGCTGAGTTCGATTTCAATACCTGGGGGCTGATTACGTTTGCCGCTCCGCCGCCCGACCGCGCTCAGATTGTGGCCACCTTCGACTATTACTACCGTGTGCGGTTTAAAAACTCCATGATGGAACTGAACCAGTTTGTAAAATCTCTATGGTCGGCTAAAACTGTGGAATTCGCTTCGGTAAAAAGGCAGGGAATATGA
- a CDS encoding phage tail protein, with protein MGGLFGGGSTISHEESRINALRIQQSTYGAVIPIVFGTTRITGNFLDYDDFTAIPHTTTQSSGGKGGGGVTQTETTYTYTTAIIIGLCEAMVQKIGQVWSGKEITTLAAKSLEMYQNQIWPYMQSKHPDKALTYKDTTYVAGVIDLGSSGDIPNLSFEVFALCQYGRGIIDALPTDVIRELLVNDQFGIDFPVSCIGDLTLYTSYCIANGLFISPAFTEQKECRENITDILQCTNSEAVWSQGKLKIVPYGDEVVSGNGVTYNPPPAPWYDLDNNDFLPDDDEMPVICKRSRTADAYNIQPFEFLSRANGYNIETDDVKDAANIGMFGPRPAEPISMHFFCDKQAAKTAAQGILQRKLYKRNQYEFKIGWKYYRLEPMDIVTLTEENLGLVKEPVQIVSIEEIDNGRFQVVAEECPAGVHGITKYPCKDAERSHINYNCSPGEVATPIIFEPPAETVQNGLELCVATCGGTSDFWGGACVWVSYDGDTYKQIGRITAPARIGKLITALPEGYSKDYQNKLSVKLQGRADLLSGTAADADMKNTLCYVDGEFISYETALLKGVAQYDLYGLRRGAYGSAIKSHAAGSNFVRVDNAIFHYPYRVEDIGRTIFIKFTSYNIFGVSMQELSEVDAYRYTIQGAEQSVPAVSFTVTQDGEKLTASLDRTFLDSNNNSFFSYELRFGSSWDSGVLMGIFSGSRYTFDAPQEGTLTFWLRAVDNKGNASKTAARATVNVVGLPKRNVLFERTDAPDVWAVENMYRVENGYTLQGIKVLRDYEKFFDIFVIPPYLTDSAYIYLPLIDLGENIIESDCYYIDPVGEWHLRSVETLRDYGKFFDIFGAPIHYVTPKYAVQTFATIDVQYDHKQNVRLETEYRVSFDGKVWSDWVTSTQKQFYGRFVAIRIHPVSLDGLTNTVVRSVKVSIDVPDLEDRIVNVDVPAQKTHVTFHRHFTLPPMLGIFAQDLNGKQATWRVSNITETGFDIELLDASGNLIAGKLPLIIARGY; from the coding sequence TTGGGAGGTCTTTTCGGTGGCGGCAGCACGATATCGCATGAAGAATCGCGAATCAACGCGCTGCGTATCCAACAAAGTACCTATGGGGCCGTCATCCCCATTGTTTTTGGTACGACTCGAATCACCGGCAATTTTTTGGATTATGACGATTTTACCGCCATTCCGCACACGACGACGCAGTCCTCTGGTGGTAAAGGTGGCGGTGGAGTTACCCAGACGGAAACCACCTACACCTATACTACGGCAATCATCATTGGCTTATGCGAAGCTATGGTGCAAAAGATTGGCCAAGTGTGGTCAGGGAAAGAAATTACCACGCTGGCGGCTAAAAGCCTGGAAATGTATCAAAACCAGATATGGCCATACATGCAGTCTAAGCACCCGGATAAGGCGCTGACATACAAAGACACAACGTATGTGGCCGGAGTAATCGACCTCGGTTCTTCGGGGGATATCCCAAATCTTTCTTTTGAAGTATTTGCGCTGTGCCAATACGGGCGCGGGATTATCGACGCTTTGCCGACAGACGTCATCCGCGAGCTGCTGGTCAACGACCAGTTCGGTATTGACTTCCCGGTATCGTGCATAGGCGATTTAACGTTATACACTTCCTATTGCATCGCAAACGGCCTGTTTATCTCCCCTGCTTTTACTGAACAAAAGGAATGCCGGGAAAATATCACTGATATATTGCAATGCACAAACAGCGAGGCGGTATGGAGCCAAGGAAAGTTAAAAATCGTACCATATGGGGATGAAGTGGTTTCGGGAAATGGCGTGACATACAACCCGCCGCCCGCTCCCTGGTACGATTTGGATAATAACGACTTCCTTCCTGATGATGACGAAATGCCTGTCATCTGTAAGCGAAGCAGAACTGCCGATGCCTATAATATTCAGCCGTTCGAGTTTTTAAGCAGGGCCAATGGCTACAACATTGAAACTGACGACGTGAAGGATGCCGCCAACATTGGCATGTTCGGGCCGCGACCGGCTGAACCAATTTCGATGCACTTTTTTTGCGATAAGCAGGCAGCCAAAACGGCAGCCCAGGGAATTCTGCAGCGAAAGCTCTATAAACGGAATCAGTACGAATTTAAAATAGGCTGGAAATATTACCGCCTGGAGCCAATGGACATCGTCACGCTTACGGAAGAGAATCTCGGCTTGGTTAAAGAGCCGGTGCAAATTGTTAGCATTGAAGAAATCGACAACGGCCGGTTTCAAGTTGTGGCCGAAGAGTGCCCGGCTGGCGTCCATGGCATAACGAAATATCCTTGCAAAGACGCTGAACGATCCCATATAAACTACAATTGCAGTCCTGGCGAGGTAGCGACTCCGATTATCTTTGAACCGCCGGCGGAAACTGTACAAAATGGCCTGGAATTATGCGTGGCCACTTGCGGCGGTACGAGTGATTTCTGGGGCGGCGCGTGCGTCTGGGTAAGCTATGACGGCGACACTTATAAGCAAATAGGGAGAATCACAGCTCCAGCCCGAATCGGCAAGTTGATTACAGCACTGCCGGAGGGGTACTCCAAAGATTATCAGAACAAACTGAGCGTGAAGCTGCAGGGCCGCGCCGATCTGCTCAGCGGTACTGCGGCTGATGCGGATATGAAAAATACTTTGTGCTATGTTGACGGGGAGTTTATCTCTTACGAAACGGCTCTTTTAAAGGGCGTCGCGCAGTATGATCTGTACGGGCTGCGCCGTGGAGCGTATGGGTCAGCTATCAAAAGTCATGCTGCAGGGAGCAATTTTGTCCGCGTGGACAATGCTATCTTTCATTATCCGTACCGTGTCGAAGATATCGGCCGCACCATTTTTATTAAGTTTACCAGTTACAATATTTTTGGCGTGAGCATGCAAGAATTGAGCGAGGTTGACGCGTACAGGTACACGATACAAGGAGCCGAACAAAGCGTGCCGGCGGTTAGCTTCACTGTCACCCAAGACGGCGAAAAGCTGACTGCTTCTCTAGACAGAACCTTCTTGGATTCAAATAATAATAGCTTTTTCTCTTATGAATTACGCTTCGGCAGTTCTTGGGATTCTGGGGTTTTAATGGGAATATTCTCAGGTTCAAGATACACGTTTGACGCCCCGCAGGAAGGGACGCTCACCTTTTGGTTGCGTGCTGTTGACAATAAAGGAAACGCTTCAAAGACGGCCGCCAGAGCTACGGTGAACGTGGTCGGGTTGCCTAAACGAAATGTATTGTTTGAACGTACCGACGCCCCGGATGTTTGGGCCGTAGAGAATATGTATCGGGTGGAAAACGGTTACACGCTGCAAGGAATAAAGGTCCTGCGGGATTACGAAAAGTTTTTTGATATCTTTGTGATTCCTCCTTATCTTACGGATTCTGCGTATATTTATTTGCCACTGATTGACCTCGGGGAAAATATCATAGAAAGTGACTGTTATTATATTGACCCCGTGGGTGAGTGGCATCTGCGCAGTGTAGAAACATTGCGGGATTACGGAAAGTTCTTTGATATCTTCGGAGCGCCTATTCACTATGTAACCCCAAAATATGCCGTTCAGACATTTGCGACCATCGACGTACAATATGACCACAAACAGAATGTTCGTTTAGAAACAGAGTATCGGGTCAGCTTCGACGGTAAAGTTTGGAGCGACTGGGTAACCTCTACACAGAAACAGTTTTATGGTCGTTTTGTGGCCATTCGCATCCACCCGGTTTCACTGGACGGGTTAACCAACACGGTAGTGCGCTCGGTAAAGGTCAGTATCGACGTTCCTGATCTGGAAGACCGAATCGTTAATGTAGATGTGCCGGCGCAAAAGACGCATGTAACTTTCCACCGTCACTTCACGCTGCCGCCGATGCTTGGGATATTCGCTCAAGATTTGAACGGAAAACAAGCGACCTGGCGCGTGTCGAATATTACAGAAACCGGGTTTGATATTGAGTTGCTGGATGCTAGCGGCAATCTAATCGCAGGCAAATTACCATTAATAATTGCAAGGGGGTATTGA
- a CDS encoding XkdF-like putative serine protease domain-containing protein, whose amino-acid sequence MKNGKAKIFVPIAKVDDDERMVYGYATTEALDNQGEIIKIDAVKNALDEYMKFANVREMHQPSAVGVCKMATVDSKGLYVGIKVVDDSAWKKVKEEVYKGFSIGGSTIKKVDKSIVKMRLTEISLVDRPCNPEATIELWKMDASEPLQKGMYEVSSLADFLARLNSLRQAVDAEAMYENDGSQIGSRIKDAIDSLAGILVEMTQEETAELTAKMAAADDIAKAGSRNSKDDMARIQQLHDLAVELGANCGSKTPDKKDDKPDDKPKPDDTQKSEPMGELLKAFKAAAENMAQAAADIKKMAAPPAPQVVKTEIAVGQDIKKADFSAAVSEIMKRLEKIEGQPAAAKVILKAVDKEADSPMAKVETQPDNTDPLAAIRKIHQDGPIGRV is encoded by the coding sequence GTGAAAAACGGAAAAGCAAAGATTTTTGTTCCCATCGCAAAAGTAGACGACGACGAACGCATGGTCTACGGTTATGCGACCACCGAGGCACTGGACAACCAAGGTGAGATTATCAAAATTGATGCCGTGAAAAACGCACTGGATGAGTACATGAAGTTCGCCAATGTGCGCGAAATGCACCAACCCAGCGCAGTAGGCGTATGCAAAATGGCCACGGTTGACAGCAAGGGCCTGTATGTAGGCATCAAAGTAGTGGATGACTCGGCTTGGAAAAAAGTCAAGGAAGAAGTATACAAAGGCTTTAGCATTGGCGGCTCTACCATCAAAAAGGTTGATAAATCCATTGTAAAAATGCGATTGACGGAAATATCGTTGGTAGACCGTCCATGCAATCCCGAGGCCACAATTGAGCTTTGGAAGATGGACGCTTCGGAGCCGCTGCAAAAAGGAATGTACGAAGTATCCTCCCTGGCTGATTTTTTAGCCAGACTCAACAGCCTGCGTCAAGCTGTCGACGCAGAGGCTATGTACGAAAACGACGGCAGTCAGATTGGCAGCCGCATTAAAGACGCTATTGACAGCCTGGCTGGCATCTTGGTGGAAATGACCCAAGAAGAAACGGCGGAATTGACAGCAAAAATGGCCGCTGCCGACGATATTGCAAAAGCCGGGTCTAGAAACTCCAAGGATGATATGGCCCGTATTCAACAATTGCATGATCTTGCCGTGGAGCTTGGCGCGAACTGCGGCAGTAAAACGCCGGACAAAAAAGACGATAAGCCCGACGATAAGCCTAAGCCCGACGACACTCAAAAAAGCGAACCAATGGGCGAACTGCTCAAGGCGTTTAAAGCGGCTGCCGAAAATATGGCGCAGGCTGCAGCTGACATAAAGAAGATGGCCGCTCCGCCTGCCCCACAAGTTGTAAAGACGGAAATAGCCGTCGGTCAGGATATAAAAAAAGCGGATTTCTCGGCGGCTGTATCTGAGATTATGAAACGTCTGGAAAAAATCGAAGGCCAGCCGGCTGCGGCTAAAGTCATTTTAAAAGCGGTTGATAAAGAAGCTGACTCGCCCATGGCCAAGGTGGAAACGCAACCTGACAACACCGACCCATTGGCTGCAATCAGAAAAATCCATCAAGACGGCCCTATTGGCCGGGTATAA
- a CDS encoding NlpC/P60 family protein — translation MTEQAQRAAVVAEALTWLNTPYHHMGRVKGAGVDCGMLIAEVFERAGLIPHLDIGYYPMDWHLHRGAERYLCWVSKYANEVQRDPLPGDIVLHQWGRCISHGAIVIKWPMVIHSYIGQGVVLADGTKEPLAGRQRAIHSFWG, via the coding sequence ATGACAGAACAAGCGCAGCGTGCGGCAGTTGTGGCCGAAGCGCTCACCTGGCTAAATACGCCCTATCACCATATGGGACGTGTCAAAGGAGCTGGTGTAGACTGTGGCATGCTGATTGCAGAAGTGTTTGAACGTGCGGGGCTTATCCCTCACTTGGACATTGGATATTATCCGATGGATTGGCACTTGCACCGTGGAGCGGAACGGTATCTCTGCTGGGTATCGAAGTATGCAAACGAAGTGCAGCGAGATCCGCTGCCGGGAGATATCGTCTTGCACCAATGGGGCCGCTGTATTAGTCATGGTGCGATTGTGATTAAATGGCCAATGGTAATCCATTCTTATATTGGCCAGGGCGTTGTGCTGGCGGATGGCACTAAGGAGCCGTTGGCCGGCAGGCAACGGGCAATACATTCTTTTTGGGGGTGA
- a CDS encoding DUF2163 domain-containing protein has protein sequence MKQASEALINLLHNSDQIYVADLYTIMLIDDTVLRYTSLDENLTVGNDVFRSFTIDRNNVSQRIGLEVDELSIVMYANQNDKLPSGASVLQAMCGGAFDNAMLALEVLFSPVPWQYNMPAISADYKLLHFLGRMDIEEVDGLRAEIKVKALTELLNVKQPRNLVMPSCLHTVYDSRCCIQKANYAAVGTIGSGSTKAIVSCTLSQPAGYFDMGEILFKDGQNACITRGVRQYGNGRIVLSHPLPYAPVQGDSFTIYPGCDRTKYTCLTRFNNLNNFRGYPYVPTPETLL, from the coding sequence ATGAAACAGGCATCGGAAGCGCTTATAAATTTATTGCACAACAGCGACCAGATTTATGTCGCAGACCTATACACCATCATGCTAATTGATGATACGGTGCTGCGGTACACGTCACTGGATGAAAACCTAACCGTCGGCAATGACGTGTTCCGCTCTTTTACCATAGACCGAAACAATGTCAGCCAGCGCATTGGCCTGGAAGTGGATGAGTTGTCGATTGTTATGTATGCAAATCAAAACGACAAGCTGCCCAGCGGGGCCAGTGTATTGCAGGCTATGTGCGGCGGAGCATTTGACAATGCCATGCTGGCGCTGGAAGTCCTTTTCTCTCCCGTTCCGTGGCAGTATAATATGCCGGCTATTTCGGCAGATTACAAGCTGCTGCACTTTTTAGGCAGGATGGATATTGAGGAAGTGGACGGACTTCGGGCGGAAATTAAGGTAAAGGCTCTTACGGAGCTGCTGAATGTAAAGCAGCCGCGCAACCTGGTAATGCCGAGCTGCCTGCATACGGTTTATGATTCGCGTTGCTGCATCCAAAAAGCTAACTATGCAGCGGTGGGAACTATTGGGAGCGGCAGTACGAAAGCGATTGTATCTTGTACACTTTCGCAGCCGGCCGGGTATTTTGATATGGGCGAAATCCTGTTTAAAGACGGGCAAAACGCCTGCATCACCCGAGGCGTGCGACAGTATGGTAACGGGCGGATTGTTTTGTCTCATCCCCTGCCATATGCACCAGTGCAGGGAGATTCGTTTACGATATACCCAGGATGCGACCGAACCAAGTACACCTGCCTAACCAGATTCAATAATCTTAATAATTTCCGAGGGTATCCCTATGTTCCAACCCCGGAAACGTTGCTTTAG
- a CDS encoding HK97 gp10 family phage protein, whose translation MIQGTIIGTDALVARLENVHPKVLQSLEKTMNRVMAKLQAKIVTDKLSGQVLKVQTGTLRRSITNEVTVSATGVTGMVGTNMKYAAYHEYGFSGTVNVREHLRRAKVKTVYFTQGPRAGEANLAATKRKLKTQEPTIKVRAHTRKVEYPEHSFLRSAMREMQDEIMQDIRQAVTEGVRG comes from the coding sequence ATGATCCAGGGGACGATTATCGGCACGGACGCATTGGTCGCACGTCTTGAAAATGTTCATCCCAAGGTACTGCAGTCATTGGAAAAAACAATGAACCGAGTCATGGCCAAGCTGCAGGCCAAGATTGTAACGGATAAACTCAGCGGCCAGGTTCTCAAAGTTCAAACAGGCACGCTGCGGCGCAGCATCACCAATGAAGTGACTGTATCCGCCACCGGCGTTACCGGCATGGTCGGCACAAACATGAAATACGCGGCCTACCATGAATACGGATTCAGCGGCACAGTAAACGTCCGGGAGCATCTTCGCCGGGCGAAAGTAAAAACGGTGTACTTTACCCAGGGACCGCGAGCCGGAGAAGCCAATTTGGCGGCTACCAAACGCAAATTAAAAACCCAGGAGCCGACCATCAAAGTGCGGGCGCATACCCGTAAGGTCGAATACCCGGAACATTCTTTCCTGCGTTCGGCCATGCGGGAAATGCAGGATGAAATCATGCAGGATATCCGACAGGCAGTGACCGAGGGGGTGCGTGGTTGA
- a CDS encoding head-tail connector protein: MQDLTTLLKAKEYLSISPDVLDDDELLARLIAAASAFLLGEMRRESMNQEYSFAASYANVPADVEEACLEMVAARFKGRDRIGEVSKNLGGMTVSYSQKDMSDFCRSVVNRYRRVTP, from the coding sequence ATGCAGGACCTTACAACCTTGCTAAAGGCGAAAGAATACCTGTCTATTTCTCCTGACGTCTTGGATGATGACGAATTGCTGGCGCGGCTCATTGCCGCCGCCAGCGCCTTTCTCCTCGGAGAAATGAGGCGCGAAAGCATGAATCAGGAATACTCTTTCGCCGCATCCTATGCCAACGTTCCGGCCGATGTGGAGGAAGCCTGCCTGGAAATGGTGGCCGCCCGCTTTAAAGGTCGAGATCGTATCGGCGAGGTATCCAAAAATCTTGGCGGAATGACGGTCAGTTATTCGCAAAAAGATATGTCTGATTTTTGCCGTTCGGTAGTGAACCGGTACAGGCGGGTGACGCCATGA
- a CDS encoding phage portal protein, whose translation MAEIFSKIVAGFQGFKAGFQGRQQTQSGQPPWSPGEPQATTEPAGTQPLQWQYPWGYNLRNAPRPDEPVSFAQLRALADNYDLLRLAIETRKDQMESLDWTIVPKNRKDKSRQADIDLVTELFRRPDRNLPFRRWLRALLEDMLVIDAPSIYLHKNRGGGIYSLDLVDGATIKPIIDQTGRKPAPPLPAYQQVLYGLPAIPLTTEELLYMPRNVRTHKVYGFGNVEQIIMTVNIALRRQCYQLGYYTEGNVPDAFISCPESWGVQQVIEFQAYWDSLFSANTNIRRRARFIPNGTNPVFPKDNPLKDEYDEWLARIIAYCFNLPPTALVKETNRATAETTQEAGKAEGLTPLRNYVKELMDLIIQDYMGLTEIEFAWSEEEVNDPLKQAQVNQIYVGMMALTPDEVREQIGWEPMTEEQKESLRSMQAASLFSSMSQAVPGEEPPDDETAKLAKRLGAMLAKRDPPRKADPKQLVMTQSSSLLPAQKKLATVIQKFFKKVSKDMAQQVSERYQAAIVKADDTKTIVERILKELDFSGWDILYDDVQPILEEIAKASGAKALAQVRVKNEKITELVNKDAVEYARRRAAEMVGRAWVDGELIDNPNAQWAITESTRGYLRSNITQAVEEGWSPQALADHLAENTGFSYDRADNIARTEVATAHTQGNLTGWKRSGVVQGKQSILADTHDYEDECDVNAAAGVIPIDEPFPSGDDGPPYHPRCTCVVVPVVDMEEDGNT comes from the coding sequence ATGGCAGAAATATTCTCGAAAATCGTAGCCGGTTTCCAAGGTTTTAAAGCTGGTTTTCAAGGCCGCCAGCAAACGCAGTCCGGGCAGCCACCATGGTCCCCTGGAGAACCGCAAGCAACAACCGAGCCGGCAGGGACTCAGCCGCTGCAGTGGCAATACCCGTGGGGGTATAACTTGCGAAACGCGCCGCGCCCTGATGAACCGGTGAGCTTCGCGCAGCTTCGGGCGCTGGCTGATAATTACGACTTGCTGCGTCTGGCCATTGAGACACGCAAGGACCAAATGGAAAGCCTGGACTGGACGATTGTTCCCAAAAACAGAAAAGACAAAAGCCGCCAGGCTGATATTGACCTCGTGACGGAACTGTTTCGCCGCCCGGACAGGAACCTTCCGTTTCGGCGATGGCTGCGGGCGCTCCTGGAAGACATGCTGGTTATTGACGCGCCGTCCATTTATCTGCATAAAAACAGAGGCGGCGGCATTTACAGCCTGGACTTGGTGGACGGAGCCACTATTAAACCGATTATCGACCAGACCGGCCGCAAGCCAGCTCCGCCCCTTCCGGCTTACCAGCAAGTGCTTTATGGATTGCCGGCCATACCTTTAACCACAGAAGAACTGCTATATATGCCGCGCAACGTTCGCACCCACAAAGTATACGGCTTTGGGAATGTCGAGCAGATCATTATGACAGTTAACATCGCACTGCGCCGGCAGTGCTACCAGCTTGGGTACTACACCGAGGGCAACGTCCCTGACGCTTTTATTTCGTGCCCGGAAAGCTGGGGCGTACAGCAGGTCATTGAGTTCCAGGCGTATTGGGACTCGCTGTTTTCGGCAAATACCAATATACGCCGCCGCGCCCGCTTCATCCCCAACGGAACCAATCCGGTTTTCCCGAAGGACAATCCGCTGAAAGACGAATATGACGAATGGCTGGCGCGGATCATCGCCTATTGCTTCAACCTCCCTCCTACCGCCCTGGTTAAGGAGACGAATCGGGCAACGGCGGAAACGACCCAGGAAGCCGGTAAGGCCGAGGGACTGACGCCGCTTAGAAATTACGTCAAGGAGCTTATGGATTTAATCATCCAGGACTATATGGGCTTGACGGAGATTGAATTTGCCTGGTCGGAAGAAGAGGTCAACGACCCTCTGAAACAAGCCCAGGTAAATCAAATCTATGTCGGCATGATGGCTTTAACGCCGGACGAAGTTCGCGAGCAGATCGGCTGGGAACCAATGACCGAAGAGCAAAAAGAATCGCTTCGATCCATGCAAGCCGCGTCTTTGTTTTCGTCGATGAGCCAGGCTGTGCCTGGCGAAGAACCGCCAGATGATGAAACGGCAAAGCTGGCCAAACGCCTGGGAGCCATGTTGGCTAAACGAGATCCGCCGCGCAAGGCCGACCCAAAGCAGCTTGTTATGACGCAGTCATCGTCGCTGCTCCCGGCGCAGAAAAAACTGGCAACCGTCATTCAAAAGTTCTTTAAAAAGGTTTCAAAAGATATGGCCCAGCAAGTTTCCGAACGTTACCAGGCGGCAATTGTCAAAGCGGACGACACCAAAACCATTGTTGAACGCATCCTCAAGGAGCTGGACTTTTCCGGCTGGGATATCCTTTATGACGATGTGCAGCCGATTTTAGAGGAGATTGCAAAAGCATCCGGCGCAAAAGCGTTGGCGCAAGTGCGGGTGAAGAATGAAAAAATAACGGAGCTGGTCAATAAGGATGCCGTAGAATACGCCCGGCGTCGGGCAGCGGAAATGGTCGGCCGCGCTTGGGTAGATGGAGAGCTTATCGACAATCCGAACGCACAATGGGCCATCACGGAATCAACGCGCGGATATCTCAGGAGCAATATCACCCAGGCGGTGGAAGAAGGCTGGTCGCCGCAAGCGCTGGCGGATCATCTTGCCGAGAATACCGGGTTCAGCTATGACCGAGCGGATAACATCGCCCGGACGGAGGTTGCCACTGCTCACACGCAAGGCAATTTGACAGGCTGGAAACGCTCGGGGGTAGTACAGGGAAAACAGTCCATTCTGGCAGATACCCACGATTACGAAGATGAATGCGACGTGAACGCGGCTGCCGGAGTTATTCCCATTGATGAGCCGTTCCCATCCGGGGATGACGGTCCGCCATACCATCCAAGGTGCACCTGCGTGGTCGTTCCGGTGGTGGATATGGAGGAAGACGGTAATACCTAG
- the terL gene encoding phage terminase large subunit codes for MAGSMLERIASGTGTIAITPEIERLRNNYMAYVEHVHRGKWKPAKHLEYVCQHIEAVERGEIERLIICLPPRHSKSQTVTETLPSWFIGKNPDRRVIEVSYGASFAQKFGNSNRRKVSEFGSEIFGLKLDPTQNTKTNWLINGYAGGMISVGIGGSITGEGADLLIVDDVVKNRQEADSDTVREHIWDEWTGTLLTRLHPGGRIIIIMTRWHDDDLVGRVLKQAEEDGEEWTVINLPCEAEEDDPLGRAVGEPLWPERFGQEWMEKKKKAVGSRDWSALYQQRPRPKNEDKMFRREWFEIVPDWPRKARSVRYWDLAATEKSAKNSDPDFTSGCRMAELDGIYYIIDVRRARASPKGVEDLVKQTADLDGIGVSVYIEQEPGSGGKNTIDHYQRQVLKGYSVYPDKKVVDKIQRALPLSAAAEAGNVKLVRGAWNKEFLDEVELFPFVKHDDQTDTASGAKAMLDSGRFGLLDYYKALAEQAKARTR; via the coding sequence ATGGCAGGTTCAATGTTAGAGCGCATTGCCTCCGGCACTGGCACAATAGCGATAACGCCGGAAATTGAACGGCTGCGCAATAATTACATGGCCTATGTCGAGCATGTGCATCGCGGCAAATGGAAGCCAGCCAAGCATCTGGAGTATGTTTGCCAACATATTGAAGCCGTGGAACGCGGCGAAATTGAACGGCTGATTATTTGCCTGCCGCCCCGGCACTCCAAGAGCCAGACGGTAACAGAAACGCTGCCGAGCTGGTTTATTGGCAAGAATCCCGACAGGCGGGTCATTGAAGTAAGCTACGGAGCCAGCTTTGCGCAAAAATTCGGGAATTCAAACCGGCGTAAGGTGTCTGAATTCGGCAGTGAAATATTCGGTCTGAAACTTGACCCGACGCAAAATACAAAAACAAACTGGTTAATAAACGGTTATGCGGGCGGCATGATTTCGGTCGGTATCGGCGGCTCTATCACGGGTGAAGGCGCTGACCTTCTAATTGTGGATGACGTCGTGAAAAACCGGCAGGAAGCTGATTCGGACACTGTCCGGGAGCATATTTGGGACGAATGGACAGGCACACTGCTTACCCGTCTGCATCCTGGCGGCCGCATCATTATTATCATGACCCGCTGGCACGATGACGATCTGGTTGGCCGTGTCCTAAAACAAGCCGAAGAAGACGGCGAAGAATGGACTGTAATTAATCTGCCCTGCGAGGCGGAGGAAGACGATCCGCTCGGCCGCGCGGTCGGCGAACCACTCTGGCCGGAACGTTTTGGCCAAGAATGGATGGAGAAAAAGAAAAAAGCGGTCGGAAGCCGCGACTGGTCAGCATTGTATCAGCAACGGCCGCGACCGAAAAATGAAGATAAAATGTTCCGGCGAGAATGGTTTGAGATTGTACCAGATTGGCCGCGTAAAGCCCGGTCGGTTCGCTACTGGGATCTGGCCGCGACGGAAAAAAGCGCCAAAAACAGCGACCCGGATTTTACATCCGGCTGCCGCATGGCGGAGCTGGACGGCATTTATTACATCATCGACGTGCGCCGCGCCCGCGCTTCTCCCAAGGGCGTAGAGGACCTGGTCAAACAAACCGCCGACTTGGATGGTATTGGAGTTTCTGTCTACATTGAGCAGGAGCCTGGCTCCGGCGGCAAAAACACCATCGACCACTACCAGCGGCAAGTATTAAAAGGCTATAGTGTTTACCCTGACAAAAAAGTGGTGGACAAAATTCAGCGAGCGCTGCCGCTTTCCGCTGCTGCGGAAGCAGGAAACGTAAAATTGGTGCGTGGAGCATGGAACAAGGAATTTCTAGATGAAGTGGAGTTGTTCCCGTTCGTTAAACATGACGACCAGACCGATACGGCTTCCGGGGCAAAAGCCATGCTGGATAGTGGACGATTCGGCCTGCTGGATTATTACAAGGCTCTGGCCGAGCAGGCCAAAGCAAGAACTCGTTGA